The genomic interval acaacaacgacaacaacgacgcggcggcagcggcggcggcggcggcggcggcggcggcggcggcggcagcgcggcggcggcagcggcggcggcggcggcgcagcggcggcggcggcggcggcggcagcggcggcgggcggcggcggcggcggcggcggcagcaggcggcggcggcggcggcggcggcggcggcggcggcggcggcggcggcggcggcggcggcgcagcggcggtggcggcggcggcggcggcggcagtggcggcggcggcggcggcggcggcggcggcggcagcggcggcagcggcggcagcagcagcagcggcagcagcagcgcagcagcagcggcggcagcagcagcagcagcagcagcggcggcggcagcggcagcagcagcggcagcagcagcggcagcagcagcagcagcagcagcagcagcagcggcagcagcagcagcagcagcagcggcagcagcagcggcagcagcagcagcagcagcagcagcagcagcagcagcagcagcagcagcagcagcagcagcagcagcagcagcagcagcagcagcagcagcagcagcagcagcagcagcagcagcagcagcagcagcagcagcagcagcagcagcagcagcagcagcagcagcagcagcagcagcagcagcagcagcagcagcagcagcagcagcggcagcagcagcagcagcagcagcagcagcagcagcagcagcagcagcagcagcagcagcagcagcagcagcagcagcagcagcagcagcagcagcagcagcagcagcagcagcagcagcagcagcagcagcagcagcagcagcagcagcggcagcagcagcagcagcagcagcagcagcagcagcagcagcagcagcagcagcagcagcagcagcagcagcagcagcagcagcagcagcagcagcagcagcagcagcagcagcagcagcagcagcagcagcagcagcagcagcagcagcagcagcagcagcagcagcagcagcagcagcagcagcaagcagcagcagcagtaaggcggcagcagtagtagtagcagcagcagtagtagtagcagcagtggtagtagcagtagtagtagtagtagcagtagtagtagtagggtaatagtagtagcagtagtagatgaagaagaagcgatagtagtagtagtagtagtggcagtagtaataacagtagtagtaatatcagagTTCTATGACaaagtagtattttttttaaataaaataaaacgaaggaGCATCAGAGTAAACGGTCGCGAAATCAAAAGCAACTCTCGCTGTCTTTGTGGCTGATGTCAAACCCAACCTGGCCGAGTCAGTGAGCCTGCATGTGctgctccccctccctccctgcagcTACTGTGCTGGAGACGGTGCGTTGCTTGTTGTAGGAGTGGATGAGGTGAGCctgatgttttctttattagctTGATATCTAATATGATCAACTAGGTACTGTACACTTCCTGCCAAATACTCATTTTGTGAGTGTCTATTAAAGTAATAAACAATGTGGAAATAATTATTTTAAGCATTTGATAAACGTAATATTGAATAACAACTAATATTCTTTCTGGACATAAGCTTTAAAATCAATTAAATAGATTGCGTTAAAATAAAACGCACCAGAAACATCAATGTGATCATGTATGTAGCTAAAAATTATGGGTCAAAAGTAAATTTGCCTagatatttgttttcattacaCAGCAACTTTATTTGTTCAGCAAACACTgcccagctgctgctgctggcagggtggaggaaagggaaggacgcTGCGTGGTGGTGGCACAGCGCTCCTTGCTATGATAAATTCATGTTTACAAATAATctaaacaaaaaacagaaaatgctGCGATGTTCAGTTGCTCCATGCTTAATTATATCATACTATACTGTGCTACATTATACCGTATTGTATATAGTGTAATAtgatgataggaaaggagtGTGTCAGCGTAACATTCAGTTGTCACATTGTACTTCACCACACACTGAGAAGTTGTACTAAATCTCATCAATAAGCAAGTAATTCTTAGGAAATATATTCTTagttttacaaaaaaaaaagagctacaGTACTCGTACTTCACGGTttaaatcaattacgttatgtTTAGAATTATTGTACACAAATTACTAATTTGATAAAAGGAGAATGCGAAGCAACTTTGGACACTGTTTGATCAGGTATTTCATATAGGTAAGAgacaataaaaccacaaaaattctttacacacacacacacacacacacacacacacacacacacacacacacacacacacacacacacacacacacacacacacacacacacacacacactgaaagaaagaaaaagaaaaatacaaacactacAGCAAAACGAAATGACAATTGCACAAAGAGAAACGCATGAAACACAGATTTGAAACAGAGACCCTCAAAACTGGTAAAACTGGTCGCTGCAACACATCGTCGCTTGTGCAcgcccacaaaaaaaaaaaaaaaaaaaaaaaaaatcactcgcCCCCTGCCACCGCTACCCCCCCACCTTCTATAACGAACGACTCAACATTTTGGATGCAGTTTTCTTGCATTACAGAAATTCGGTATTTTCATGAACAAAGATTATACTTcctgcaaaacaaaacaatccaATTGAGTCTTAACGTCATGTTTGGCAAAGCGACCTAATTACTACTGCCACATAAAGGGCGAGGCAGAACGAGCCAGTGCGTCCCAGCGTGGTCACTGCACATGAAACGCTACGCCGCCGCTAATATACACCGATGTTACATAAATTTCCTGCCGTTGCAACAGATCCAGGCAATCTCTCCTCCAGTCCCCCACCAACCCTTGAGACGAGATAGGAACCACTGTATACTCAGAGGCTGAAAACTTGATGATATTATGTTCTTTTAGTGCTGAAATGACTACCAAAGGAGCCCCGCATACGCCACCACCCCCGTCCCCTTCCTTTGCCACACATgccccttccatctccctctccgtccTTCTCCGTGCCTCTCCCTCATTTTCAGTGCCTAATAACGGCCATGTCTAGTTCTTTGTTCCTAAAACTTACTTGAATTTTCATGCCGCCTGACTTTAATCTGCTGACTTTTCTAACTACATCCGCCTGCGAGAATTCAATGTTGTTTCATCATTTACTCTTAATCTTTGGGTTTCAGTATGAATTTTTTCACTTCCATCTTTCTTGGTTTCCTTATatatctcattctcttctttttgtcactTCTACTGTCACTATTAtccacctttctttccctccttaccgatctttcttcctcctcccttcctcctcctcctcttctttctcctcaccctactcctcctcctttagtctCTGCCTAAAAGACCCTAATCAGCAGAGCAAACAAGACTTCTAAATCAAATTCTAAAAGTCCAGTGTTTATCTCATTACGAAAGACCTTCCTGGATTTAATGTCATGAATTTTGAATTATGTTTGTCAAGCAGGGGAGCCTCATTACGGGACCCGGATATAATTGCCGAGCGCCTAAAAGACTCAGACCCAAGAAAAAATGAGTTGAGAGAAGCTAAATTCTTTACTATATGTACGATACGCTCTCCAGTTTACACACGCAGTCATGTGTTGAGAAAAGCATGAGAGGTTTCTGGCCAACGAAGACACGCATGTGAAAAAAGAGGTTGCCTTTTCGTACACGCTGTCCAATCAACGAAACAAAGGCTGTAGGTGCGTGCAGGACTGACattggtgagagggaggagagggtaaAACTGAGACTGATCTGTTTGTGAGAAGCTAGGTATGGATGTATACCAGGTGTGTGGCTGCAAGACgtcatgagaaaaaaataaacgaaacgaGTAAAATTAGGACTGATTTCTTTGTAAAAGGCGGTGTATGATTGAAACTGACTGAGTGAAAGAAATCGTGAAAGAAATTTAAGACTTCAGGAAGGACAAACCAAATGACTCATTCTAAAACATCTCGTTCCATCTCGACAACTTTTAAAAGACTTTGATGAAAGTCTTTGTGTTTTTCAGagatcttttttccttcgtggTTCTAGGGATAGTGTAATACGTATTACTCATCAGTATTACTACTCGTCAATGCTAAAAAACACTCACGAGAACACTAACTTTTATCTTTAGGGCCTTTGACAGTTGTTTTTGGAGAGTGAAAAGTGTTTACTGATACGAGCATACGACTAGTCTATTTTAAATgtcatatttcatctctctcactAAAGGAGAGAGTGCATGACTTACACGTACGAAACACATAATGAAACCAAACAAAGGACAAATGAAAGCGTAAAACAAAGACCATATTTTAGCAGGACGTTGTTTTTTAGCCTCATTCTAAAAAAAAGTGcagcaaaatatgaaaataattgcTACAAATAATGTAAACTTAACTGTTTGAATGACGCCATGTTTTAACAATAttctaaaatcataaaaacaaattgataaagaaacaaaaaacacacgaaacatgaataaataaacaaatagataaataaaaagtgaaaaaaaaggaaaaactgagggatgaaatgctggaaaacataaAACTGTAACTGATGCATATGTTAAATGCTCCATTTCACATGATTTTCTAAACAAtaggaattaaagaaataaagaactgaggctctttttttatgcaagacgcCATGTTTCCTTCTAGTCATGGAAGCAAAAGGTAAAGAAGCTCCAAAACCAAGACTGATCTGTATGTGTTAGACTTCTGAAaacaaatagaatgaatatattTGAGACTGATTAGTGTGCAAAAAAAAGCGCTGTGCTGCACAAAACTGCGTACAATGCAGCTACGGAGACAGACGCactccaccctcctctcccttcatttaggAGTCTCCAATATATTTCCCAGCACTAATATAGGATGGAAGACGCACTCTTCGGTTACGGTAAAAAATGATAAGTCGTATGGTAATATGGGCAGTCTTATTACACCATCCGCTTTAAAGGAAAGCGGAGAAAAAGATATATCAGTCGAGGAAATAAGAAATTCATATCAGAGCAAGCAAGCATCGGTGGCATCCTTAAAGTAGAAAGATTTGGTAAGGTGCTTTTTGTTTACCACTGGGATACACAAAAAGTATTATTTCAGATACTGGAAAGATGTAAGCAGCACATCAGGGAGATAAAttggaagaaagaagtagagaaggtttagaaataagagaaagaaatcgaggaaataagaggaaagacaagagaatCAAAAGTAACAAAGCAAACCAGAGTTGACGAAATATAGTGATAAATTCACAGGAAGGAAGACACGAACAGTAAATAGTCATGGTCAGAGGTCCTGGCCACGCTCACTTCCACCGTATTGTGCTGTGcagttctttacattttttgtgACGTACTTAGCATCCACATGCTGTCGCGATTTGTGAGGAGATTTTGGGATGAAGAGAGTGTGGCGCGTGTTTTGCGTCGTTTTCTGGCTTCCTTAGAAACTTTCATTGGCAGGTTTTTAAAGGAAACTCTTTCAAGGAGAAGATGTTAAGTTATTTACCCTCTAGTTTTGGATTATCCATCTTAGCATTTCTTTAAGAACTGGCGCCTCAACAGATATTTTTATTTGGCCTAGACCAGTGCCCTTCTTACATGCAAAAAGACTTAAGACAGATgctgaaaaaaattgaaaaagtgtCTTAACAGACTTTTGACCACAACTCTACAAGGTAAGTGCAAGAATAAGTAAGGCTGATCAGCACTCCTCGAAGATCGCAGGGTCGAGGTCAGTTAGCCTCTGCCCGTCCTGACACGTTGAGTCTGGGTCAAGTCGGATTAGAAGAGTTGGATCCAGCACCAGCCAGGCAACCTCACACCCGCACGATAAGGGGTTTCCTtggcaagggaaggaggaagggaatgaaggaggaagctaAGTATCTGTTCATGTTCCATTGCCTGTCAAGTGTTTTGTTAGTACAAGTGTTCATTTTACACATGTGTGGTCATTTATAagatatacatgtgtgtgtgtgtgtgtgtgtgtgtgtgtgtgtgtgtgtgtgtgtgtgtgtgtgtgtgtgtgtgtgtgtgtgtgtgtgtgtgtgtgtgtgtgtgtgtgtgtgtgtgtgtgtgtgtgtgtgtgtgtgtgtgtgtgtgtgtgtgtgtgtgtgtgtgtgtgtgtgtgtaagccttCCGCTGAGACTCACTTCTGAGGTCGAGGGTGACGTTGGCTTCAAGCAAAGGCCGCCAAGCCAATTCTGCCACCTCCATCAGCGCATTGTCCTGCAGGTACACACAGCCTCCGCCAAGACCTGCCAGAGCCGAGTAGAGCACCACGCATGCCAGAGtgaatttttttcatcttttctctggGAAAATGTCTTATCATTTGCACGTGGAGCTTAATTATGAAAAATATTGCCTGAACTACACACATTCATAATTACTCCCCTCAAGTTTCAAGAGAACAAAGAATATCTATTGTGTGCTAATCAGGAAGGAAATGTCACGAGTGAGAGGTGTGGGAACAGCACAGTTTGGCCTCCAGGTGACCGACTGTATACCTGTGAGGGCATTAGGAGCGACGAAAGTAAGGTCGTTGTTCTGCAGGTACACTTGGCCACCATCCACTCCACCCAGAGTCACAGTCGCGTCAAGAAGATTGGAGAGGTGGTTGTCTCTCAAACTCAGGAAAGAGAGGTTAGGTAGCTTGCTAAATATTCCTGCAAGCAACAATGAGAATGTAAGTCCTATCAGTGGTATCGAGACACTGGCCACTGTACTCACGACGATATGATTCATAAAGGTTACTAATGCCCTGCTTATTGGGAGCAGCACCCGCATCTCACCTGGCTGTAGCTCGGTAAGGTTGACACCGTACAGGTGGAGCTCTCGTAAGGCAGGTGTGGCGGCAAAGGTGGTGTCGTTAATGACATGTAGCGGGTTATATCCAATGCTGAAGATTTCCATCGAGAGGGACGTGAGAGGTGGCAGGAGAGAGAACTTGTTGCCGTAAAGCCTCACCTCCCGCAGCTTGGTGAAGGAGGCGAGCTCTGCGAAGGGGAAGTCGTGGATATTGTTATAATAGAAATGCATCAGGTTGAGCGTGTTGTGGCTTTTAGCGAACGTCCCGGCCTCTATCCTCTCCAGCGAGCCGGACACCAGACGCAGCTCCTGGAACGTTAAATCACCGAACACGCCCGCCCGCAGCTCCTTCACACCAGCGTTGTccaccatcacaagggagcgaAAGTGGCGGTAAGGGAATTTGGCACTGAAAACTTGAGCTAGCTGAGTCTCGTTGGCCACGCCTGAGCAATGCAGATCTCTTATCATAAATCCGCCGCTGAGGCAGACACACGGCTTGATGTCATTTCCGCCCGGGCATGGGTACCCGAGAGGCTGGACCCCTTGGCGGTTAAAATGAGTCAGATCAAAACTTGAATTTTGCTTTAAACTGGAATCTTGGTTGAAATTGGAATCTTGGGACCCATAATTGCTACTCACGCATAAAAGGAGTAATAAGAGAACCGTCACACGTCCCTCCATCCCTGCAGCGTCAGTCAACGGTCGTGGAGTTAAGGAGAGTGATCGTATGGGCTCTATGAAGAAAAGTGTCTGTCAGAGGAAGGGGTTTGACACATTTGTGGCGGGAACGTGGCCACCTGACGCCACGATAAAGTTCAAGTTGCCTCGCTCTCatcagtatttctctctctctctctctctctctctctctctctctctctctctctctctctctctctctgtgtgtgtgtgtgtgtgtgtgtgtgtgtgtgtgtgtgtgtgtgtgtgtgtgtgtgtgtgtgtgtgtgtgtgtgtgtgtgtgtgtgtgtgtgtgtgtgtgtgtgtgtgtgtgtgtgtgtgtgtgtgtgtcacggaaaggaataagaacaaaagagcagagagagagagagagagagagagagagagagagagagagagagagagagagagagagagagagagagagagagagagagagagagagagagagagagagagagagagaagactaggCAGGTGGCACTTCCCACAGCCAAgctcctccacacacctgcctctcctCAACACCccgaccacctcctcctcctcctcttcctcctcctcatcctccttcgcATATCCACACTCCACCGATTCCACTCGCCACTAcagattcattttttttcattctctctctctctctctctctctctctctctctctctctctctctctcatattccatGACTACTGAACAATGAatcatcctcctccatctccttctcctcctcctcctcctcacatcctcctcctcccttcctcctcctcctcctcctcttcatcctcctcctcctcctcttccccttcatcatcctgttctgctccttctcctccttcatactttttctaattttctggctcctcctcctcctcctcctcctcctcctcctcctcctcctcctcctcctcctcctcctcttgtactcTTTTCAACAAACCTTCCCCTaatctttccatttctcctgttttccctctctcttcctctttttcttccaagtcttttttttcatcttcctcccttagcatttcctaatatttttcacttttcactctcttccttctctaattctttttttttcttccttctccttttcccttccttcttttccttttgttttttttcttttcttttttttctctctctctgcacttcttgatttttctcttatttttcttatcattgtcttttatttctccttttccctttcttttctatatgttcttgttctcgttcttacTCTTGCCCGTTGTCTTtaactctccttttcttcatcatcgtctCATCTGGTGCTTTTCATCTTtccgcttctcttcctcctctaattctaaatcctctcttccttatttcctcttctaacTCTTACTTCAATTTATacgtcctttctccttctcctcttcctcctcttctcccagctcctcctcttcctccattccttctcttcctcctctcttttcagctctttcctccttcctaccttGCCATATTCTCCTCtatccccttttccttctcctctgccaGATCTTCCGACCTTCCTCATGCTCCTCCCCTGCCAGATCCTCCTCTATCgcccccttttccttctctgccagctccttcaaccttcctcttgctcctcccctGCCAGatcctcctctattcctcctcctcttcctactcttcccttGCCAGCTCTTCCTCCATCGCTCCTCCACCAGCTCCTCCATCTATTGCATTCTCGCTCCCTTGCTCAACGATTCCCGTCCCATAAATACTTGAGAACCAACATCCGGAATGTCGCAGCTgtctcgtgtttctctctctctctctctctctctctctctctctctctctctctctctctctctctctcggtaatcaGGTGCTATTTTCTGCAGGTAATTAGTACTTCTGTATGTCAGGTGAACTACAAGTAACGTGCTTCTgaccttactgtgtgtgtgtgtgtgtgtgtgtgtgtgtgtgtgtgtgtgtgtgtgtgtgtgtgtgtgtgtgtgtgtgtgtgtgtgtgtgtgtgtgtgtgtgtgtgtgtgtgtgtgtgtgtgtgtggcggagtaaggtaaggtaacgtGTATAGAAATCAACACGGTTCTCTTtgcgaggaaaggaaaaaaaccatCATGCAAAGTACATCGATCAAAgtgtacctcttcctcttctctcacgtAGTGTATTCCATGCTCCTTATTCCCACGGATCAGtttatggaagtgtgtgtgtataatcatGGCTTGTTATCATGAGGGAGCTTGAAGCGTAGTGTGGGTAGCAGGAGAGCTCAAGATGAACAAGGAATGGAACGCACGAAATATCATATCGTGTCGCACCTCCATTGCTTTCAAAAAGTCTCTAGTTGACgttacatgggtttttaaggatatttttattgttctagtaATAAATCTACAAGATTTTACattataaacaggaaaaaaaaaagcattcatGACAACTGACATAATCGTCTCGGTGGTTTTTTTAAACAGCtgtcgtgaaaaaaaaaaaaaacacgattcaAAATAGGAGCCAGAATGTGACGCAGAATTACATTAACTCCTGAGAGAGAACGTCGTGAATAAGGAAAAGTGTGTAACGAAAGGCTAGTCCAAGCAGAGCGTCTCGCTGCGCCTAACAGGGCACGCCACGAGGCACCCAGGCTCCAGGGACACCACGCCTTGCATGCGACACGGTGGTGTTGGATTAGCCGCCGTGTTTTGTGTTCCCTCACCTGTGATTATTCATGTCGAAATACAAATTGCGTTAAGCACGTATATTACGAGAATGAAggtatttgtttctttatactCTGCTCTTAGGGAAACATTAAAAGaagactatttttcctctctcatttttatgcaagaggtgCTCTGGCCAAAGACACCACAAACTGAAAAAATACAtgaactgaagatgcctctcgCTAATGACAGAAAACATATTGCACGGAAAAGTGTTGACGggtgatagaaaataaagagctAGGCAGGAGCTCCAGATCCCATGGGTAAAAGTGACGAAAGATAGACAATAATGGTTGACTCCTGCATTAGTAAGGTGGgtagaaaaggggagagaaattatagaggtgtgtgtgtgtgtgtgtgtgtgtgtgtgtgtgtgtgtgtgtgtgtgtgtgtgtgtgtgtgtgtgtgtgtgtgtgtgtgtgtgtgtgtgtgtgtgtgtgtgtgtgtgtgtttgaaagcgAGCGACCGAGCAAGCTTTACGTGTGATAGAAGAGAAAGCATTAAGAGAATAgcatattaatgataatataataataataatt from Portunus trituberculatus isolate SZX2019 chromosome 47, ASM1759143v1, whole genome shotgun sequence carries:
- the LOC123498256 gene encoding oplophorus-luciferin 2-monooxygenase non-catalytic subunit-like; this encodes MEGRVTVLLLLLLCVSSNYGSQDSNFNQDSSLKQNSSFDLTHFNRQGVQPLGYPCPGGNDIKPCVCLSGGFMIRDLHCSGVANETQLAQVFSAKFPYRHFRSLVMVDNAGVKELRAGVFGDLTFQELRLVSGSLERIEAGTFAKSHNTLNLMHFYYNNIHDFPFAELASFTKLREVRLYGNKFSLLPPLTSLSMEIFSIGYNPLHVINDTTFAATPALRELHLYGVNLTELQPGIFSKLPNLSFLSLRDNHLSNLLDATVTLGGVDGGQVYLQNNDLTFVAPNALTGLGGGCVYLQDNALMEVAELAWRPLLEANVTLDLRRNPLSCGCEVAWLVLDPTLLIRLDPDSTCQDGQRLTDLDPAIFEEC